The Methylotenera sp. G11 genome includes a window with the following:
- the ccsB gene encoding c-type cytochrome biogenesis protein CcsB encodes MNNSLEYQQKTLLQSLGWQDWLYAIIVFAGSIFAYTKYAQYMDIYETVFLFGAAALASYLGWQWKGLGKLVLAVGVISLFSISLYQGDQARATQAFLLKFLISSQSAIMWMNVLFVLAMVVYWFALYKRSDFSGKFASALTWGAVLFGFVGLMVRWYESYLIAPDVGHIPISNLYEVFILFCLITALLYLHYEQKLNTRQLGGFVLLVINAAVGFILWYTFDRQAHNIQPLVPALQSYWMKIHVPANFVGYGAFSLAAMVAAAYLLASKGVLTSRLPGLDMLDDLMYKSIAVGFAFFTIATILGAMWAAEAWGGYWSWDPKETWALIVWLNYAAWLHLRMVKGLRGPLLAWWALIGLLVTTFAFLGVNMFLSGLHSYGTL; translated from the coding sequence ATGAATAACTCATTGGAATATCAACAAAAAACCTTGCTGCAAAGCCTCGGGTGGCAGGATTGGCTATATGCGATTATTGTGTTCGCAGGCTCTATTTTCGCCTACACCAAGTACGCGCAGTATATGGATATTTATGAAACCGTATTTCTGTTCGGTGCCGCGGCATTAGCCAGCTATCTGGGCTGGCAGTGGAAGGGGCTGGGCAAGCTGGTGCTGGCAGTCGGTGTCATCAGCCTGTTCTCAATCAGCCTGTATCAGGGAGACCAGGCCCGGGCCACGCAGGCGTTCCTGCTTAAGTTCCTGATCTCAAGCCAGTCTGCCATCATGTGGATGAACGTGCTGTTCGTATTGGCGATGGTCGTTTACTGGTTTGCTTTATACAAGCGCAGCGACTTTTCCGGAAAGTTTGCCTCGGCACTGACTTGGGGGGCCGTGTTATTCGGCTTTGTCGGCTTGATGGTGCGCTGGTATGAGTCATATCTGATTGCGCCTGATGTCGGCCATATCCCGATCAGCAATCTGTACGAGGTTTTCATTCTGTTCTGCCTGATTACAGCTTTGCTCTACCTGCATTACGAGCAGAAGCTGAATACCCGCCAGCTGGGCGGGTTCGTGCTGCTGGTGATTAACGCTGCCGTAGGTTTTATCCTTTGGTATACCTTTGACCGCCAGGCACATAATATCCAGCCGCTGGTGCCTGCATTGCAGAGCTACTGGATGAAAATACACGTGCCGGCCAATTTCGTGGGATATGGCGCGTTCTCACTGGCGGCAATGGTTGCTGCGGCTTATCTGCTGGCCAGCAAGGGTGTGCTGACGTCGCGCCTGCCTGGTCTGGATATGCTCGATGACCTGATGTATAAATCCATTGCAGTGGGTTTTGCATTCTTTACCATTGCGACCATTCTGGGTGCAATGTGGGCTGCGGAAGCCTGGGGCGGTTACTGGAGCTGGGATCCGAAAGAAACCTGGGCGCTGATCGTCTGGCTTAACTATGCAGCCTGGCTGCACTTGCGCATGGTTAAAGGCTTGCGCGGGCCATTGCTGGCATGGTGGGCGCTGATTGGCCTGCTGGTTACGACGTTCGCCTTCCTCGGCGTGAACATGTTCCTGAGCGGCCTGCATTCTTACGGTACGCTTTAA
- a CDS encoding sensor histidine kinase, translating into MQLLYKFYRSALDDADRLMALTILSLHALLVWGNNDVFFSALLLCHYGFFLLWQPILQKNSSLSWKQALAILVIAGSAAVLFKNLWFTAFWIAGLFSLISGRALSSESEHGRLSKILAASYLLTILLMWVIPKLIDADADLTAAALLLDYFLPVLPLAILFLSSRNKPTAQTRNIDFFYTLLIFLLTIIVILGSFTIGVIWETHYLKLLVFVVFGLAATLIALSWLWNPSKTFSGLELLMSRYLLSIGLPFELWIKNIAAHAVRETSSDGFLTAAMHELAALNWVSGVIWQNGAQKQQAGDASAHVSTYNFQHIQITLYSRWQFTPAMYLHVQLLTQIIEEFYDGKCREETISKNTYMQTLYETGSRLTHDIKNILQSLGTLSAAVEQNQDTDNDAKLIELIKTQLPRLSHRLANTLTKLELPSVEKRNQEKVHVWWENFKQINAHHQLVFEAPASFPKTDIDTDVLDSVVDNLLQNALIKAKREQHINITISLMPSRHFCLEVTDTGSAIPPEIANKLFISNISSRNGLGVGLYHAAQQAKLAGYELSLTDNEAGEVRFRLEMVTE; encoded by the coding sequence ATGCAGCTATTGTACAAATTTTACCGATCAGCACTGGATGATGCAGACCGTCTGATGGCGCTGACGATTCTATCGCTGCATGCACTTCTGGTGTGGGGCAATAACGATGTTTTTTTCAGCGCCCTGCTTTTATGCCATTATGGTTTTTTCCTGCTTTGGCAGCCAATTCTGCAGAAAAACAGCAGCCTTAGCTGGAAGCAGGCACTGGCGATTCTCGTCATCGCCGGCAGCGCCGCCGTGCTGTTCAAGAACCTATGGTTTACTGCATTCTGGATTGCGGGGCTGTTTTCTCTGATCAGCGGCCGCGCTCTATCCAGCGAATCGGAACACGGTCGTTTATCCAAGATTCTGGCCGCAAGCTACTTGCTTACAATTCTGCTGATGTGGGTCATACCAAAACTGATTGATGCAGACGCCGACCTGACCGCCGCCGCATTGCTCCTGGATTATTTCCTGCCTGTGCTGCCGCTCGCGATCCTGTTCCTATCATCCAGGAACAAGCCTACCGCACAGACCCGCAACATTGACTTCTTTTACACGTTGCTTATTTTCCTATTAACGATCATCGTGATATTAGGCAGTTTCACTATTGGCGTTATCTGGGAGACCCATTACCTGAAGCTGCTTGTGTTTGTTGTTTTCGGGCTGGCGGCAACCCTGATTGCACTCAGCTGGCTGTGGAACCCGAGCAAAACATTCTCCGGCCTTGAGCTGCTGATGTCACGCTACCTGCTGAGCATAGGGTTGCCATTCGAGCTTTGGATAAAGAACATTGCTGCCCATGCAGTACGGGAAACCTCATCCGACGGGTTCCTGACGGCGGCCATGCATGAGCTGGCTGCACTGAACTGGGTGAGTGGCGTCATCTGGCAGAATGGTGCCCAGAAACAGCAGGCTGGCGATGCCAGCGCCCATGTTTCCACTTACAATTTCCAGCACATTCAGATCACGCTATATTCACGCTGGCAATTTACTCCTGCCATGTATCTGCATGTTCAGTTACTGACCCAGATCATAGAAGAATTTTACGATGGTAAATGCCGCGAAGAAACCATCAGCAAAAACACCTACATGCAAACGCTCTATGAAACAGGCTCGCGCCTGACGCATGACATCAAAAACATCCTGCAGTCACTCGGCACCCTGTCGGCAGCCGTTGAGCAGAATCAGGACACAGACAATGACGCGAAGCTCATCGAACTCATCAAAACTCAGCTGCCAAGGCTAAGCCACCGCCTGGCCAATACTCTGACCAAACTTGAACTGCCCAGCGTTGAAAAAAGAAATCAGGAAAAAGTGCATGTATGGTGGGAAAACTTCAAGCAGATCAACGCGCATCACCAGCTTGTGTTCGAGGCACCGGCCAGCTTCCCTAAAACCGACATTGACACAGATGTGCTGGACAGCGTTGTGGATAATTTATTGCAGAACGCACTGATAAAGGCAAAACGCGAGCAGCACATCAACATCACGATCAGCCTGATGCCATCCAGGCACTTCTGCCTGGAGGTTACCGACACGGGCTCTGCAATTCCGCCGGAAATTGCAAACAAACTGTTCATATCCAATATCAGTTCCAGAAACGGCCTGGGTGTCGGCTTGTACCATGCCGCACAACAGGCAAAGCTAGCGGGTTATGAATTGAGCTTGACGGACAATGAAGCCGGAGAAGTCCGCTTCAGGTTAGAGATGGTGACTGAATGA
- a CDS encoding prepilin-type N-terminal cleavage/methylation domain-containing protein, with translation MKKTQTGFTLIELAIVLVIIGLLLGGVLKGQELINSAKAKNIASDFKNTQILIYGYQDKFKAIPGDDANVARHVTGGVAATTPAGTLNNAQINGAWDSVTNTDESFLFWQHVRLAGLSTGPTNLADPAYLPRNADSGRMGVQSIAGFNTINNMTGSYVVCSENIAGRLVRQIDINLDDGDTAGGSLQAIVAGNPAPVITANIVDGTPYTVCMSF, from the coding sequence ATGAAAAAAACACAGACGGGCTTCACGTTAATTGAATTGGCAATCGTGCTGGTGATTATTGGTTTGCTGCTGGGTGGCGTGTTAAAAGGGCAGGAACTGATTAATAGTGCAAAAGCCAAGAACATTGCTAGTGATTTTAAAAATACTCAGATTTTGATCTATGGCTATCAAGATAAGTTTAAAGCGATTCCTGGCGATGATGCTAACGTTGCTAGGCACGTTACTGGTGGAGTGGCAGCCACGACACCTGCGGGTACCCTTAATAACGCCCAAATTAATGGTGCATGGGATTCTGTTACGAACACAGATGAGTCTTTTTTGTTTTGGCAACATGTACGCTTAGCTGGACTTTCTACAGGGCCTACAAACTTGGCAGACCCCGCATATTTACCCAGAAACGCTGATAGTGGGCGTATGGGGGTTCAGAGTATTGCTGGGTTTAATACAATTAATAACATGACAGGTTCATACGTAGTATGTTCAGAAAATATCGCAGGTAGATTAGTTAGGCAAATTGATATTAATTTAGATGATGGTGATACAGCGGGTGGCTCTCTTCAAGCTATTGTAGCGGGGAATCCTGCTCCTGTAATAACTGCAAACATTGTCGATGGAACTCCTTATACGGTTTGTATGAGTTTTTAG
- a CDS encoding ABC transporter ATP-binding protein, which yields MTSNIVEIDNLSFGYKGRLLHKNINMVFPRGKVVAIMGGSGSGKTTLLRLIGGQIKPTRGQVRVDGAVVHEQSREGIYKLRRKMGMLFQHGALFTDLSVFDNVAFPMRELTDLPESMIRDLVLMKLNAVGLRGAHQLKPTELSGGMARRVALARAVALDPNIIMYDEPFAGLDPISMGVICDLIRSLNDALGATSIIVSHDVKETFLIADYVYFVANGEVAAEGTPHDLMQSTLPFVHQFVHGEKDGPVPFHYPAENYRSELLKQPAL from the coding sequence ATGACATCTAATATCGTAGAAATAGATAACCTTTCCTTTGGTTACAAAGGTCGTTTGCTGCATAAGAATATCAATATGGTATTTCCGCGCGGCAAAGTTGTGGCAATCATGGGCGGCAGCGGCAGCGGTAAAACCACGTTGCTGCGTTTGATCGGCGGCCAGATCAAGCCTACGCGCGGTCAGGTGCGCGTGGATGGTGCAGTGGTGCATGAGCAAAGCCGTGAAGGTATTTATAAATTGCGCCGCAAAATGGGCATGCTGTTCCAGCATGGTGCCTTGTTTACTGATTTAAGTGTGTTCGATAACGTGGCTTTCCCCATGCGCGAACTGACGGATCTGCCCGAATCCATGATCCGGGACCTGGTGTTGATGAAGTTGAACGCGGTGGGTTTGCGCGGTGCACATCAGCTGAAACCAACTGAGCTTTCAGGCGGCATGGCCAGGCGCGTGGCGCTGGCACGGGCCGTGGCGCTCGATCCTAACATTATTATGTATGATGAACCCTTTGCCGGGCTGGATCCGATTTCAATGGGGGTGATCTGTGACCTGATCCGTAGCCTGAATGATGCATTGGGCGCTACTTCCATTATCGTGTCGCATGATGTTAAGGAAACTTTCCTGATCGCAGATTATGTGTATTTTGTCGCTAACGGTGAAGTGGCGGCTGAAGGTACTCCGCATGACCTGATGCAATCTACGTTGCCATTTGTGCATCAGTTTGTGCATGGTGAAAAAGATGGTCCGGTGCCATTTCATTATCCGGCAGAGAATTACCGGTCTGAGTTGCTGAAGCAGCCTGCCTTATAA
- the mlaE gene encoding lipid asymmetry maintenance ABC transporter permease subunit MlaE gives MKSILFNGPSKLLRGIGRRMIERIWRLGAGARLFFLTIIYSGESFRRFHLTLREVYFTGVMSLLIIIVSAFFVGMVLGLQGYNTLQKYGSSEAIGVLVALSLVRELGPVVTALLFAGRAGTAITAEIGLMKTTEQLSAMEMMAVNPIARVVAPRFWAGVISMPILAALFSMVGVLGGYLVAVPLIGVDQGAFWSQMQASVDVREDIINGVIKSVVFGVACTMIALFEGFDAPPTAEGVSHATTRTVVISSLTVLALDFVLTSFMITV, from the coding sequence ATGAAATCAATTTTGTTTAATGGCCCGTCAAAGCTGCTGCGCGGTATTGGCCGGCGCATGATAGAGCGTATATGGCGTCTGGGTGCCGGTGCGAGGCTGTTTTTCCTTACCATTATTTATTCCGGCGAAAGTTTCAGGCGTTTCCACCTGACGCTGCGTGAAGTCTATTTCACCGGCGTGATGTCATTGCTGATCATCATCGTGTCGGCTTTTTTTGTCGGTATGGTATTGGGTCTGCAAGGATATAACACCTTGCAGAAATATGGCTCGTCGGAAGCGATTGGCGTGCTGGTTGCGCTTTCCCTGGTGCGTGAGCTTGGGCCTGTGGTAACGGCGCTGTTATTTGCAGGCCGTGCCGGCACTGCCATTACAGCAGAAATCGGGCTGATGAAAACGACCGAGCAGTTATCGGCGATGGAGATGATGGCGGTGAACCCGATTGCGCGCGTTGTGGCTCCCCGCTTTTGGGCTGGCGTGATTTCCATGCCTATTCTGGCAGCACTTTTTTCAATGGTCGGCGTGTTGGGCGGCTACCTGGTGGCTGTGCCTTTAATCGGCGTGGATCAAGGTGCTTTCTGGTCGCAGATGCAGGCAAGTGTGGATGTCAGGGAAGATATTATTAATGGCGTAATCAAAAGTGTAGTATTTGGTGTGGCATGCACCATGATTGCCTTGTTTGAGGGTTTTGATGCGCCGCCAACGGCAGAGGGCGTCAGCCATGCGACTACCCGGACTGTGGTGATTTCGTCATTGACCGTGCTGGCGTTGGATTTTGTTTTAACGTCTTTCATGATTACCGTTTAA
- the mlaD gene encoding outer membrane lipid asymmetry maintenance protein MlaD: MDRTTIDLWVGIFVALGVAALLGLAMKVGNLTSNKIGDTYSVSAAFENIGGLKPNAPVKSAGVVVGRVADISFDAKSYEAVVTIRIDERYAFPKDTFANIYTAGLLGEQYIGLEAGGEEDVLKNGDKITQTQDAVVLEKMISQFLYNKASETDSKADAGGAKSDAKASGEKSGGAKSTELGDAPF, encoded by the coding sequence GTGGATAGAACTACAATAGATTTATGGGTTGGCATTTTTGTGGCGTTAGGTGTCGCGGCTTTGCTGGGGCTTGCCATGAAGGTCGGTAACCTTACATCAAACAAGATCGGTGATACCTATAGTGTTTCGGCTGCTTTCGAGAACATTGGCGGTTTGAAGCCAAATGCACCCGTGAAAAGCGCTGGTGTCGTAGTGGGTCGGGTTGCCGATATCAGCTTTGACGCCAAGTCATATGAGGCTGTAGTCACTATCCGCATAGATGAGCGTTACGCGTTTCCAAAAGATACGTTTGCCAATATCTATACTGCTGGCTTGCTTGGAGAGCAGTATATCGGCCTTGAGGCTGGCGGCGAAGAGGATGTTTTGAAAAATGGTGATAAAATCACGCAGACACAGGATGCCGTGGTGCTGGAAAAAATGATCAGCCAGTTCCTGTATAACAAGGCATCGGAAACAGATTCGAAAGCTGATGCAGGTGGCGCCAAGTCAGATGCGAAAGCTTCCGGCGAGAAGTCAGGCGGGGCCAAGTCAACTGAATTAGGTGATGCGCCGTTTTAA
- a CDS encoding MlaC/ttg2D family ABC transporter substrate-binding protein, whose amino-acid sequence MKTFLGLLTGFILSAGLMAGSGAAVAEVSADDLVKQTAEDVLATIKNDKEIQAGNQQKIFALAEEKILPNFDFDRVCRMVLGKNWKSASPEQQAAFQKEFRSLLLRTYATALGKYKNQVIEYKPMRAEPGAKNVSVKTQILQPGGQPITVDYSLVKVDSGWKVYDIVIESVSLVTNYRSQFSNEIRTNGLDSLNKKLAEKNKAAGV is encoded by the coding sequence ATGAAAACGTTTTTAGGATTATTAACTGGTTTTATTTTGTCAGCAGGCTTGATGGCCGGTTCTGGCGCAGCTGTAGCCGAGGTTTCTGCGGATGATCTTGTTAAACAAACCGCTGAAGATGTGCTGGCTACCATTAAAAACGATAAGGAAATCCAGGCCGGTAACCAGCAGAAGATATTTGCCCTTGCTGAAGAGAAAATTCTGCCTAACTTTGATTTTGACCGTGTATGCCGCATGGTATTAGGTAAAAACTGGAAGTCGGCAAGCCCTGAGCAGCAGGCTGCTTTCCAGAAAGAATTCCGAAGCCTGTTGCTGCGCACTTACGCGACTGCCCTCGGTAAATATAAGAACCAGGTGATTGAGTACAAACCTATGCGTGCCGAACCAGGCGCGAAAAATGTCAGCGTTAAAACCCAGATCTTGCAGCCTGGCGGCCAACCGATTACAGTCGATTACAGCCTGGTGAAGGTAGATAGCGGCTGGAAGGTTTATGACATTGTGATTGAAAGTGTCAGCCTTGTTACCAACTACCGCAGCCAGTTCAGCAATGAAATCCGCACCAATGGCCTGGATAGCCTGAACAAAAAACTTGCAGAGAAGAATAAAGCGGCAGGGGTATGA
- a CDS encoding STAS domain-containing protein, with protein sequence MTSIRLQDNQWYVSGDILVDNANAVLNESNALEITDNLQIDMSAVNDVDTAALSILIQWQKRALAANKSVMFNKLPKNLISLAALYGVTDFIPFSAE encoded by the coding sequence ATGACGAGTATCAGATTGCAGGATAATCAGTGGTATGTATCCGGTGACATCCTTGTCGATAACGCCAATGCTGTGCTGAATGAAAGTAATGCATTGGAAATCACGGATAATCTGCAGATAGATATGTCGGCTGTGAATGATGTGGATACTGCTGCCCTTAGCATACTGATTCAGTGGCAAAAGCGCGCTTTGGCTGCGAATAAATCTGTGATGTTCAATAAACTGCCTAAGAACTTGATCAGCCTGGCAGCGTTGTACGGCGTGACAGATTTTATACCGTTCAGTGCTGAGTAA
- a CDS encoding ABC transporter ATP-binding protein, producing the protein MSLPAIKISGVHKHFGALHALRGIDLTIEQGEFFALLGPNGAGKSTLINILAGLISPSAGNISVMGFDVQNQYQQARQLLGVVPQELVFDPFFNVREMLRFQAGYFGRGRENDAWVDEILEGLGLTDKANTNMRRLSGGMKRRALIAQALAHKPPVVVLDEPTAGVDVELRQMLWEFIKKLNREGHTIILTTHYLEEAETLCNRVAMMKQGQVVALDSTANLLNKFSGKHLRLTLGNVSLPAGVEQLVRHVENGVYTFALDDMAQIELVLSALRTSDIRVLDMQLNEADLEDVFLSLVGNPAQNAARSAS; encoded by the coding sequence TTGAGTCTGCCCGCAATTAAAATCAGTGGAGTCCATAAGCATTTTGGCGCATTGCATGCGCTGAGAGGGATAGACCTGACAATCGAGCAGGGCGAGTTCTTTGCTTTGCTCGGGCCGAATGGCGCCGGAAAGTCAACCCTGATCAATATCCTGGCTGGTCTGATTTCGCCAAGCGCCGGTAATATTTCTGTCATGGGTTTCGATGTGCAGAACCAGTATCAGCAGGCACGCCAGTTGCTGGGGGTGGTGCCGCAGGAGCTTGTATTTGACCCTTTCTTTAATGTGCGTGAGATGCTGCGGTTCCAGGCCGGTTATTTTGGCCGCGGCCGTGAAAATGATGCCTGGGTGGATGAAATCCTGGAAGGCCTGGGTCTGACCGATAAAGCCAATACCAATATGCGCAGGCTTTCTGGCGGCATGAAACGCAGGGCGCTCATTGCGCAGGCGCTTGCGCATAAACCGCCGGTAGTGGTTCTGGATGAGCCTACTGCCGGGGTCGATGTTGAGTTGAGGCAGATGCTGTGGGAGTTCATTAAGAAATTGAATCGCGAAGGCCACACGATTATCCTGACGACGCACTATCTGGAAGAGGCGGAAACCTTGTGCAATCGGGTCGCGATGATGAAGCAAGGTCAGGTGGTGGCTCTGGATAGTACAGCCAATTTACTGAATAAGTTTTCAGGAAAGCATCTGCGCCTGACCCTGGGGAATGTATCCCTGCCGGCAGGTGTTGAGCAGCTGGTGCGTCATGTCGAAAACGGCGTTTATACGTTTGCGCTCGATGACATGGCGCAGATCGAACTGGTGTTGTCTGCCTTGCGTACTTCTGACATTAGAGTGCTGGATATGCAGTTAAACGAAGCTGACCTGGAAGATGTATTTTTATCGCTGGTCGGTAATCCGGCGCAGAATGCAGCAAGGAGTGCATCTTGA
- a CDS encoding ABC transporter permease encodes MHHTETCSGSKLPVGLRGPWTLLKKELLRFWRVAFQTVAAPVITALLYLLIFSHVLESHVQVYDGVPYTAFLIPGLIMMSVLQNAFANSSSSLIQSKVMGNIVFVLLTPLTHIQFFLAFLIAAIIRGLVVGLCIYLVAMWFVDLSVANFWWIAAFALLGSALLGTFGIIAGIWADRFDQMAAFQNFIIMPLTFLSGVFYSIHSLPPFWQKVSQLNPFFYMIDGFRYGFFGKGDVSPVFSLLVVGGAFLVLALITLKMLKSGYKLRS; translated from the coding sequence ATTCATCATACGGAAACATGTTCGGGCTCGAAACTGCCTGTTGGTCTCAGGGGCCCCTGGACGCTGTTGAAAAAAGAATTGTTACGGTTCTGGCGGGTAGCGTTTCAGACAGTGGCTGCGCCGGTCATAACCGCGCTGTTATACCTGCTGATTTTTTCGCACGTGCTGGAAAGCCATGTGCAGGTATACGACGGAGTCCCCTATACGGCATTCCTGATCCCGGGGCTGATCATGATGTCTGTATTGCAGAATGCTTTTGCAAACAGTTCCTCCAGCCTGATTCAGTCAAAAGTGATGGGCAATATCGTATTCGTATTGTTAACACCGCTTACGCATATACAGTTTTTTCTGGCATTCCTGATTGCTGCGATCATTCGCGGTCTGGTTGTAGGTCTTTGCATTTATCTGGTGGCCATGTGGTTTGTTGACCTGAGCGTGGCGAATTTCTGGTGGATCGCTGCATTTGCGCTGTTGGGGAGTGCCTTGCTTGGTACTTTCGGCATCATCGCCGGCATCTGGGCGGACCGCTTCGATCAGATGGCCGCTTTCCAGAATTTCATTATCATGCCGCTTACCTTTTTATCCGGCGTGTTTTACTCTATTCACTCGCTGCCGCCGTTCTGGCAGAAGGTGTCGCAGCTGAACCCGTTTTTTTACATGATTGATGGTTTCAGGTATGGTTTCTTCGGTAAAGGCGATGTTTCGCCAGTCTTCAGTTTATTGGTCGTGGGCGGGGCATTCTTAGTGTTGGCACTGATCACCCTAAAAATGCTAAAATCCGGTTATAAACTAAGATCTTAA
- a CDS encoding BolA family protein — protein MLSAQQLETYITQNLVCDHIKVLGDDGTHFEAVIVSPEFVGKSMVQQHQRVYAALGDRMRAEIHALSMRTLTPEAWQKLNNKN, from the coding sequence GTGTTAAGCGCCCAGCAATTAGAAACATATATTACGCAGAATCTGGTTTGTGACCACATCAAGGTATTGGGTGATGATGGTACGCATTTTGAAGCAGTCATCGTCAGTCCGGAGTTTGTGGGTAAATCGATGGTGCAACAGCATCAGCGCGTATATGCTGCGCTAGGCGATAGGATGAGGGCGGAAATACATGCGTTATCAATGCGTACGCTGACGCCCGAGGCATGGCAGAAGCTGAATAATAAAAACTAA
- the grxD gene encoding Grx4 family monothiol glutaredoxin produces MDIQAVIKEQVTSNPVVLYMKGTPKFPQCGFSNLATQILKACDTDYLAVDVLADQNIREGIKVYANWPTIPQLYIKGEFIGGSDIMRAMYESGELQTLLNAAK; encoded by the coding sequence ATGGATATACAGGCAGTTATTAAAGAGCAGGTCACAAGCAACCCGGTAGTTCTTTACATGAAGGGCACACCAAAATTCCCACAATGCGGTTTTTCAAACCTCGCAACACAAATACTTAAAGCCTGTGACACAGATTACCTGGCAGTGGATGTGCTGGCAGACCAGAATATTCGCGAAGGTATCAAGGTGTATGCAAATTGGCCAACGATCCCGCAGCTTTACATTAAAGGCGAGTTCATCGGTGGCTCCGATATCATGCGTGCCATGTACGAAAGCGGTGAGCTGCAAACCTTATTGAATGCGGCTAAATAA
- the murA gene encoding UDP-N-acetylglucosamine 1-carboxyvinyltransferase: protein MDKLLITGGNRLHGEVTISGAKNAALPILCASLLAETPLHLSSVAALKDIDTTIKLLDTMGVKISRNADKVTLDASEVASFEATYEMVKTMRASILVLGPLLARFGTARVSLPGGCAIGSRPVDLHIKGLQAMGAAIHITHGYIQASTLHLPNRRLQGARYYMDLVTVTGTENLMMAAALAEGTTVLENAAKEPEVIDLAEMLIKMGARITGAGTDVITIEGVEKLNGTSHNVVCDRIEAGTYMVAAAMTGGEVKLLNARADLLDAVIEKLREAGATVTSEADTITVKSDGKLKAVNIRTAPHPAFPTDMQAQFMALNTMSEGVAKVTETIFENRFMHVQEMQRMGADISIDGNTALVKGVPSLDGATVMATDLRASASLVLAGLVARGDTLIERIYHLDRGYENLEDKLNALGANVKRIA from the coding sequence TTGGACAAATTACTCATTACCGGCGGTAACCGCCTTCATGGTGAAGTCACAATCTCTGGTGCCAAGAATGCTGCGCTACCTATTTTGTGCGCATCACTACTTGCAGAAACACCATTGCACCTGAGTAGTGTTGCAGCCTTAAAGGATATCGACACTACGATCAAGCTGCTGGATACCATGGGGGTCAAGATCTCCCGTAATGCAGATAAAGTGACGCTGGATGCGAGTGAGGTTGCGTCCTTCGAAGCAACCTACGAAATGGTCAAGACCATGCGCGCTTCCATTCTGGTACTGGGACCGCTGCTGGCGCGCTTTGGCACTGCCCGCGTGTCATTGCCGGGTGGCTGTGCCATCGGTTCGCGTCCGGTTGACCTGCATATCAAAGGCCTGCAGGCAATGGGTGCGGCAATACACATCACACACGGCTATATTCAGGCGAGCACTTTGCATTTGCCGAATCGTCGCCTGCAAGGTGCACGTTACTATATGGACCTGGTGACCGTCACCGGTACTGAAAACCTCATGATGGCCGCAGCCCTGGCTGAAGGCACAACAGTGCTGGAAAACGCGGCTAAAGAGCCGGAAGTGATTGATCTGGCCGAGATGCTGATTAAAATGGGCGCCAGGATTACGGGTGCGGGCACTGATGTGATTACGATCGAGGGCGTGGAGAAACTTAACGGTACCTCCCATAATGTCGTATGCGACCGTATTGAGGCTGGTACTTATATGGTAGCAGCGGCAATGACCGGTGGAGAGGTGAAGTTGCTTAATGCCCGCGCTGACTTGCTGGATGCCGTGATCGAAAAGCTGCGTGAAGCAGGTGCTACCGTGACTTCCGAAGCCGACACTATCACCGTGAAAAGTGATGGTAAATTAAAGGCCGTGAATATCCGTACGGCACCGCATCCTGCCTTCCCGACCGATATGCAGGCGCAGTTCATGGCACTTAACACCATGTCGGAAGGCGTGGCGAAAGTGACCGAAACCATTTTTGAAAACCGTTTCATGCATGTGCAGGAAATGCAGCGCATGGGTGCAGACATCAGTATCGACGGTAATACCGCCCTGGTGAAAGGCGTGCCTTCGCTGGATGGAGCCACGGTCATGGCAACGGACCTGCGAGCTTCTGCGAGCCTTGTGCTGGCGGGGCTGGTGGCGCGCGGTGATACCCTGATCGAGCGTATCTATCATCTGGATCGCGGTTACGAAAATCTGGAAGATAAATTAAACGCCTTGGGCGCCAATGTTAAGCGGATCGCTTAA